The Hymenobacter sp. DG25A nucleotide sequence CAAACGCTGCGCGCCGGTTTGCGGGTACTGCTGCGCGTGAGCATCAAATTTCATGAGCAGTACGGCCTCAGCCTGGATGTGCTGGCCATAGACCCCACCTATACCGTGGGCGACCTGGCCCGGCAGCGCCTGGAAACCGTGCGCAAGCTGGAAGCCAAAGGCCTGCTCACGCGCCAGCAGAGTCTGCCGCTGGCCCTGGCTCCGCAGCGTCTGGCCGTTATCTCCTCCCCTACCGCCGCCGGCTTTCAGGACTTTATGCGGCAGCTGGATGAAACCGTGTATGCTTTTGAGGTGACGTTGTTTGCCGCCACCATGCAGGGCACGGAGTCGCCGGAGAGCCTGCTGGGGGCGCTGGAGCAGATCCGGCGCCAGCAGCGGCACTTTGATGCGGTAGTAATTATCCGGGGCGGCGGCTCTAAGACTGATCTGCTGGCTTTTGATGATTATGGCGTGTCGGCGGCGGTGGGGGCTTTTCCGCTGCCGGTGCTCACGGGTATTGGCCACGAGCGGGACGAAGCCGTGGTAGACCTGACCGCGCATATGGCGCTGAAAACACCCACGGCCGTAGCGGTTTTCCTTACGGAGCGCCTGGGCCGGCTGGATGCAGTATTTGATGGCTATGCCGCCCGCATTCGGGAGCTGGCCAATGAGCAGTTAGTTGACCGGCAGCGCCAGCTTCTGCAGTTGGGGAACCAGTTGCGGCAGGCCGCCAAAAGCCGGTATCAGACCCAGCACCTGGACCTGCAGCAGCATGCCCGCCAGCTGACCAGTGCCGCCCGCACTGTAGTAACGGCTCAACAACGGGCAACTACCACACGGCGCCACCACCTGCAGCGCGCGGCCCACCAGGCCAGCCAGCGCCAGCAGCGCCGGCTCCGGCGGCTGGGGCGCGCCCTAGCCCAGCGGTTCCGCCGCCAGCACCGCCGCCGCCACGATGCCCTGGTGCGCCTGCGCTACCAACTGGAGCTAAAAGCCCGCCTGCATACCGCTGCCGCTAACACCGTGCAACTGCTGGCAGCGGAGCGCCTGCGCCTGCTTACGGCCCTGCTGCCTAAGCGCTGATAAAACCATTTACATTTACCATCTGCTGATTTATCGTTTAGTAAAATGAGTACCGACTTTACCTACCGCAACGCCATTGAAGAGCTGGAAACCATACTACGGGCGCTGGAAACAGACACGGTAGATGTAGACGAGCTGACGGCCAAAGTGCAGCGCTCCTCCGAGCTGATTCGGTTGTGCAAGCAGAAGCTGCGGGCCGCTGAAGCGGCTATTGACCAGGTATTTGATAGCTTGGACGAAGAAGAAGCCGACGAAGAGGAAGAAAGCTGGGAGGAAGCCCCCCGGAACACCCCGCCTCCCGGCATTCCCGGCATGCTGTTCTAGCCTTCCGGCTAAAGCCCAAAAACCCAGCTATTTTATCATTCTGACCTAAGGGCCGCATTGTTTAACATGCATTAAAATCTATATTTGAAAACGGCTGCAAATGCGTCGTTTTCAATCATTTTACAGTTTACCTTTTTACAATCTCTATGGCATTCTCCGGGTCAGAAGGCAGCATCATTGAATTAGACACAGCGCATAATCTTACTTGCGCATATCAGACTGATCATGCTGATGAAGTAAAAGGATACTTCTTCGGCAGAAACAAACTCATGAGCTTACTCAACCAAACGGGCTGTATGGGCATTCGGGTTTATTATGGTTTGGATGGCACTACTCCCAAACTGGTTCTGGTAGGTGCTAAAAGCAACGAAGATGATATGACCACTCTGGTACTGGATGAAGGCTGCGCATCGCCGCCTAACTCCGGCGTAGCCAACTCTTTAAATAACATATAACCCAGCGAATGGACTACACGCTACCCAATTGGCTGCAAGAAGTGGGCAGTTCTATTTATTGGATTTGCCAGTTTGCACTTCTATATCCGCTTTG carries:
- the xseA gene encoding exodeoxyribonuclease VII large subunit, which codes for MPPLYNRRPDPGLTPQPPAPLALAELLRRVREALTGTFPDAYWVVAEIAELTLPRFGSGHCYLTLTDQAQTGRGAQLKAQARATIWAARYEQLAPQFELLTGQTLRAGLRVLLRVSIKFHEQYGLSLDVLAIDPTYTVGDLARQRLETVRKLEAKGLLTRQQSLPLALAPQRLAVISSPTAAGFQDFMRQLDETVYAFEVTLFAATMQGTESPESLLGALEQIRRQQRHFDAVVIIRGGGSKTDLLAFDDYGVSAAVGAFPLPVLTGIGHERDEAVVDLTAHMALKTPTAVAVFLTERLGRLDAVFDGYAARIRELANEQLVDRQRQLLQLGNQLRQAAKSRYQTQHLDLQQHARQLTSAARTVVTAQQRATTTRRHHLQRAAHQASQRQQRRLRRLGRALAQRFRRQHRRRHDALVRLRYQLELKARLHTAAANTVQLLAAERLRLLTALLPKR
- the xseB gene encoding exodeoxyribonuclease VII small subunit, which gives rise to MSTDFTYRNAIEELETILRALETDTVDVDELTAKVQRSSELIRLCKQKLRAAEAAIDQVFDSLDEEEADEEEESWEEAPRNTPPPGIPGMLF